The DNA sequence TAAACCGCTTTTGATCGGATGTGACTTGAACCGCTCCTTTTCCCGCCCCAGCTTGCCTGATGAACGAATCGGCCCGGAGAAGCGCAATGCGGCGAGCGGATGCAGGAACGTCGAAACAGGTAGGCACGCGGCGGCACAGCCCGGCACTCACAGCGCTTGTCGCTCTGGCCGCGATCGCCGCCCCTTCGGGCGCTCACGCCCAGGAAGCGCGTGAATTCCCGAGCCAGCACGGCACCCTGCGGGTGGAAACCGTGGCGACCGGTCTCGAACATCCCTGGTCTGTCGAGGCGCTTCTGGGCGGCGGCCTGATCGTCAGCGAGCGTCCCGGCCGACTGCGGATCTTGCGCGACGGCAAGGTGTCGAAACCGCTGAAAGGTGTGCCCAAGGTCGCCGCGCGCGGCCAGGGCGGCCTGCTCGACATCGCACTCGACCCTGGCTTCGCAGAGAACAGGACGCTCTACCTGACAATGGCCGCCAATGGCAAAGGCGGCTACGGTACCGCCGTCGTGCGGGCGAAACTCGCCAAAGACGAGAGCGGTCTCACCGACGTCAAGGAACTCTTCCGGATGAGCAAGTTCACCGGCAAGGGGCAGCATTTCGGTTCGCGCATCGCGATCGCACCCGACGGCAGCCTGTTCTTCGGCATCGGCGACCGGGGCGAAGGCGGTCGGGCACAGGACCCGCGTGATCATGCCGGCGCAATCCTGCATATCAATGCCGATGGCAGTGTTCCAGGTTCCAATCCCTATCGCGGCGGCACCGGGGGCCTGGCGGAGATCTGGTCGAAGGGTCACCGCAATCCGCAAGGGATTGCCTTCGACCCGAAGGACGGCACGCTTCTGACGGTCGAGCACGGCGCCCGCGGTGGCGACGAGGTCAACAATCCGCAGGCCGGCCACAATTACGGCTGGCCGGTCATCACCTACGGCAAGGATTATTCCGGCGCCGAGATCGGCGAAGGCACCGCGAAGGACGGCCTCGATCAGCCCCTCTTCTATTGGGATCCCTCGATCGCCCCTGGGGCGCTTGCCGTCTATCGCGGCAAGATGTTTCCCGAGTGGGACGGCGATCTCCTGGTTGCCGCGCTGAAGTACCAGCTTGTCGCACGACTGGAGCGCGACGACAGCGGCGCCATCGGCTCCGAAGAGCGGCTGTTCGATGGCGAGTTCGGCCGCATCCGCGATGTCGTCGTCGCGCCCGATGGCGCGCTGCTGATGGTGACGGACGAGGAAGACGGCGCCGTTCTTCGGGTCTCCAAAGGCGCGACGCAGTAACAATTCAGAGCTTCACGACAACTGGTCACGAAACTCCCGGCGGAACATGAACTTCAGCCCGGACCAGACTGCATCGACCGCGCAGACCTTCACATCGACGAGGCCGAGCGGCAGGAAGACGTCGCGCAGCACATCCTCCGTCAGTGTCGTCGGCACTTTCGACGCCTTCTTCGGCCAGGAAATCCAGAGCATGCCGTCGGGCCTGAGCCGGGCCGCGACCTCCGGAGCGAGCCCTTCCAATACGGTCCTCTGCGTCTCGAACACATGGATATAGTCGAAGCTGCGCCCAGCAGTCGGACTGAGCACGGTTTCGCACGTCGAGAAGCCGGAAAACTGCGTGATTTCGCCGAGCCCGGGCGGCACACCGAGAAGCAGCGCGGCCTTTCCATCCTTCAAACCCAGCTTGCGGGCAAGCGGCGTGCCGGAATATCCGCTGTCATTCATCGCCATCTCCGAGCGCCATGACGCCGACGATGAGCCTTGCCCGCCCAGAAGGCAACTGCTAGACGGCGCCTGTCCGAGGAGAGAACGAACATGCCCCGCATTCAGGCCAATCTGCTGCTGTTGATATCAGGCGCGATCTGGGGCGCCGGCTTCGTTGCGCAGTCGACGGCCATGGATGCGATCAGCCCGCTGTGGTTCATCACGCTCCGTTTCGCCATCGCGACGCTGGTTGCCATGCCCCTGGCCATCATCGAGACGAAGCGCGCGACCGAGCCGCTGCGGCTGACGACCGTGCGCAACTTCGTCTTCATCGGCCTTGCGCTTTTTGCCGGAGCGGCGACACAGCAATTCGGTCTCCTCGATACCAGCGTCACCAATTCCGGTTTCCTCACTGGTCTTTACGTCGTCTTCGTTCCGGTGCTGAGCGTCATCTTCCTGCGTCGCAAGCCGCACTGGGTCATCTGGCCGGGCGCGCTGATGGCGCTGTTCGGCATATTCCTGTTGAGCGGTGGCACCCTGTCGGCACTGACTGGCGGCGATTATCTGACGATCGTCTGTGCTCTGTTCTGGGCGGTGCAAATGCTGCTCGTTGGCCTTTTCGCGCCCAGCAGCGGCCGGCCGATGTTGCTGTCAATGACGCAGTTTGCCGTCTGCGCGGTGCTCGGCTTGCTCTTCGCCGTGTCAACGGAGCCGCTGAGCTTTGCGGCGATCGAAGGCGCGCTCTTCGAAATCCTCTATGCCGGCATCTTCTCGAGCGGCCTCGCCTTCATTCTGCAGGTGGTGGGCCAGCGCTATACCACGGCGCCGCAGGCGGCCATCTTCCTGTCGAGCGAGGCGCTTTTTGCCGCCCTCTTCGGTGTCCTGTTGCTCGGTGAGATCATCACCCCGATCGGTTATGCCGGCTGCGCGATCATCTTCGCGGCAATGCTTGCGGTCGAAATCATTCCCGAACTGACCAAATATCGGCGCGCGGAAGCTGCGGTCTGAAACTGGCGCTTGCGAGCGCAACCGACAGCGCGCCATGAACTATATCAGCGACCGGTCCAAACGCCGGACTGGCGCTTTACTTGCTATTGTACCCGGCAGCCAATTCGTTGCTTCGGCACCAGGGACGCGACAGGGCGCAATCGACCGGTCCAATTCAATACCTCTAGATTTTCTGCAAGAATCCAACGTAAGAAACGAGCGACGCGAGAAGCATCAAACATATCAGAGAGTTGCGAATGCCGGGCGATGCCGGCATTCAATGGGCCTTCTCGCGGCTGCATCGAAAAACAGCAAAAACCCACTCAAATTTGCGGCATTCATTTTCAAAAAGCTGTGATTTCAACAGCTTGCGATATATCTTGAAGGAAGGGCAACAACCGGCGAAATGACCGATTTTTGAGCAATGACAAGACGCAATACCACGCTCGAAAAGTTTTGCTTGCCAATTCAAAATAAACCCATCACTCTTACTCTGTTCGGGCAATCTGCGAACACGGGAAGATCTTGAAATAAAAGCGGGCCGGAGACGCAAAACTCCGGGCGGCCAGACCGGGAAGACGCATGAAAATGCAACTTCTCCAATGGCTGGCTGCGGTAACAGGACCCTTTCCTCAAACGTCGAGAACTGCCTGCCAACGCCCAATCGGGCAAAACTGCAATGCTGCCCGTCCGTCAAACGGGTGGAGAGAAAAGGACCTGACGCATGGCCGAAACTGGCACTGTAAAATTCTTCAACACCGACAAGGGCTTTGGCTTCATCAAGCCTGACAACGGTGGTGCAGATATCTTCGTACACATTTCCGCAGTACAGGCCTCCGGCCTGAACGGGCTGACGGAAAACCAGAAGGTGAGCTTCGACACCGAACCGGATCGCCGCGGCAAAGGCCCGAAGGCGGTCAACCTGCAGATCGCCGGCTAACGCCGACTTCTGCTGACAGATTCAAAGTTGAAGCCCGGCAGACTTGCCGGGTTTTTTTTGTTCAGGCTCGGTTCACAGTGGCGGCATTAACTTCCTCTCATCATGAAATCCGGATTGATCCGGTCCATGCGATAGGATTGAAGCTCATGAACAAGTTCGTCAAAGCCGCCGTTCTTTCGGTCGCCGCAGCCGCCATGGTCATCCCGACGTTCGGCGTTGCTGAAGCGGGCGGCCGTCACCACCACAACAATGACGATGCGTGGGCGGCTGGCGCAGCGGGCCTCGTCGCCGGCGCACTGATCGGCGGCGCGATCGCCTCGCAGCCCCGTTACAACAGCGGCTACGGCGAACGCGTCTACATCGATCCGGAACCGGAATACGACTATTACGAGCCGCGCCCGGTCTACCGCCCGCGCCCGGTCTACCAGGCCCGTCCGGTCGTCGTTGACAGCTACGGCGGCGGTTACCGCTCGCTCGAACCCTGGACGCCGACCTGGTACCGTTACTGCTCGCAGCGCTACCGCTCGTTCAACCCGGACAACGGCACCTTCCGCGGTTACGATGGCCGCAGCTACTTCTGCACCGCCGGCTGATCAGCGCCGCGGCAGCACTGAACAAGAAAACGCATGGCTCTCACGAGCCATGCGTTTTTTGATTCTACTGCATGTGTCCTTTAATCGTCGCAGATTGAAGGACAGCAACCTTTGCGCGTCTCATAAGACGCGCGGCGCTGTAGGCCGCTGATGCAGCTTGCTCGAGCGGATCAGAGCCCGCGCAGATACGGATTGGTGCGGCGCTCCTCGCCGATCTGCCCGCCCGGGCCGTGGCCGCAGATAAAGCCGACAGTGTCACCTAGCGGCAGAATCTTGTCGCGAATCGAATCGAGCAGTTGCTGGTGATTGCCGCCCGGCAGGTCGGTGCGGCCGATCGAGCCGTGGAAGAGAACATCGCCGACATGGGCGAAGTTCTGCGCCCGGTTGAAGTAGACGACGTGGCCGGGAGCATGGCCGGGGCAATGCAGGACCTCGAAGACGTGGTCGCCGAACGAAACGGTATCGCCCTCTTCGAGCCAACGATCGGGAATGACGTTCTGGACCTTCATCGCCAGTCCAAAACGCTCGGCCTGGCTCTCGAGCCGTTCGAGCAACGGCAGGTCATCCTTGTGCGGGCCGATGATTTCGAGCCCGAGCGCATCCTTCAATTCCTTGGCGCCGCCGGCGTGGTCGATATGGCCGTGGGTGATCCAGATTGCCTTCAGCGTGATGCCGTTCTCGCGAACCGTCTGCAGGATGAGATCGACATCGCCACCGGGATCGACGATCACGCCTTCCTTGGTCTCGCTGTCGAACAGCACCGTGCAATTCTGCTCGAAATGGGTAACCGGAATAATGCCCGCCTGTAACATGTGCGCCTGCCTCTATAGGATCTACTGCTTGTTTCCCTCGATCGTGGCCGATCGAAGGATAAGACATGCAGCAGCACTTCAAAATATTGCAGCGACCTTGGCGCGCCCGTCAGGACGCGCCTCGCTGTCGTATCTCTCCTATAGCGGCAATTGGCGTCGGTGACAGCGGCAATCAGCGCAGAACGGCGACTTGGCCGGTGGCGGGTTGCGGCGCCGGCCATTGCACCGTCGTCATCAGCAACGCCGAAATCGCCAGCTCCGCAGCAACCACGATCCGCACCACCGGCTTGAGGCTGCGGGCAGTGAAATTGTTCTGGTCCGGCTGAATATTCTGCATCGTCGTCCCTCTCCCGCCGCCTGTTCTCCTGGCTCATGGGCCTTGGCAGCGGGGGAAGAATGTCACGGCGTCACATTTCGTGACGTTCCCGGGGGAAC is a window from the Ensifer adhaerens genome containing:
- a CDS encoding PQQ-dependent sugar dehydrogenase: MRRADAGTSKQVGTRRHSPALTALVALAAIAAPSGAHAQEAREFPSQHGTLRVETVATGLEHPWSVEALLGGGLIVSERPGRLRILRDGKVSKPLKGVPKVAARGQGGLLDIALDPGFAENRTLYLTMAANGKGGYGTAVVRAKLAKDESGLTDVKELFRMSKFTGKGQHFGSRIAIAPDGSLFFGIGDRGEGGRAQDPRDHAGAILHINADGSVPGSNPYRGGTGGLAEIWSKGHRNPQGIAFDPKDGTLLTVEHGARGGDEVNNPQAGHNYGWPVITYGKDYSGAEIGEGTAKDGLDQPLFYWDPSIAPGALAVYRGKMFPEWDGDLLVAALKYQLVARLERDDSGAIGSEERLFDGEFGRIRDVVVAPDGALLMVTDEEDGAVLRVSKGATQ
- a CDS encoding DMT family transporter, with the protein product MPRIQANLLLLISGAIWGAGFVAQSTAMDAISPLWFITLRFAIATLVAMPLAIIETKRATEPLRLTTVRNFVFIGLALFAGAATQQFGLLDTSVTNSGFLTGLYVVFVPVLSVIFLRRKPHWVIWPGALMALFGIFLLSGGTLSALTGGDYLTIVCALFWAVQMLLVGLFAPSSGRPMLLSMTQFAVCAVLGLLFAVSTEPLSFAAIEGALFEILYAGIFSSGLAFILQVVGQRYTTAPQAAIFLSSEALFAALFGVLLLGEIITPIGYAGCAIIFAAMLAVEIIPELTKYRRAEAAV
- a CDS encoding cold-shock protein, which encodes MAETGTVKFFNTDKGFGFIKPDNGGADIFVHISAVQASGLNGLTENQKVSFDTEPDRRGKGPKAVNLQIAG
- a CDS encoding BA14K family protein — encoded protein: MNKFVKAAVLSVAAAAMVIPTFGVAEAGGRHHHNNDDAWAAGAAGLVAGALIGGAIASQPRYNSGYGERVYIDPEPEYDYYEPRPVYRPRPVYQARPVVVDSYGGGYRSLEPWTPTWYRYCSQRYRSFNPDNGTFRGYDGRSYFCTAG
- a CDS encoding MBL fold metallo-hydrolase, with the translated sequence MLQAGIIPVTHFEQNCTVLFDSETKEGVIVDPGGDVDLILQTVRENGITLKAIWITHGHIDHAGGAKELKDALGLEIIGPHKDDLPLLERLESQAERFGLAMKVQNVIPDRWLEEGDTVSFGDHVFEVLHCPGHAPGHVVYFNRAQNFAHVGDVLFHGSIGRTDLPGGNHQQLLDSIRDKILPLGDTVGFICGHGPGGQIGEERRTNPYLRGL